One part of the Marispirochaeta sp. genome encodes these proteins:
- the rplU gene encoding 50S ribosomal protein L21, producing MYALVEIKGKQYKLEKGSVLKVDKLEGDAGSDVEFDSVLMTSDEAGVNVGAPYVKNAKVTATIEDHTKGDKIFIIKYKRRKGYRRKQGHRQQYSVITVKDIVST from the coding sequence ATGTACGCACTGGTAGAGATTAAAGGAAAACAGTACAAACTTGAAAAAGGGTCTGTACTTAAGGTTGATAAACTCGAAGGCGATGCCGGTTCCGATGTCGAGTTCGACTCGGTGCTGATGACCAGCGATGAGGCTGGTGTGAATGTCGGCGCTCCCTACGTAAAGAATGCGAAGGTTACTGCCACCATCGAGGATCATACGAAGGGCGATAAGATCTTCATTATCAAATACAAACGGCGGAAAGGCTATCGTCGAAAACAGGGCCACCGGCAGCAGTATTCGGTGATCACGGTTAAGGATATTGTCAGCACCTAG
- a CDS encoding ribosomal-processing cysteine protease Prp: MIRVRLTVVSGLLRNLDAEGHARDAGENDAAVCAAVSLLCRSAAQALKDLDDLEIDGSAPQPGVLRFSVVYGKGASIERARGVSDTLIRGLEAVARESPRLCVLEISSGDPKKRKDHSAGNL; this comes from the coding sequence ATGATCCGGGTACGGCTTACTGTCGTTTCGGGGCTTCTGCGTAATCTTGACGCGGAAGGTCATGCCAGGGATGCTGGCGAAAACGACGCGGCGGTGTGTGCTGCGGTGAGCCTGTTATGCCGATCTGCAGCACAGGCTTTAAAGGATCTTGATGATCTTGAAATCGACGGAAGCGCTCCGCAGCCCGGAGTGCTCCGTTTTTCTGTAGTGTATGGAAAAGGGGCTTCCATTGAGCGTGCCCGGGGTGTATCGGATACACTGATCCGGGGGCTTGAAGCGGTGGCCCGAGAAAGCCCGCGGCTGTGTGTACTTGAGATCTCTTCTGGAGATCCGAAAAAACGAAAAGACCATTCAGCGGGAAACCTATAA
- the rpmA gene encoding 50S ribosomal protein L27: MAHKKGGGSSKNGRDSESKRLGVKRFGGQNVKAGEILVRQRGTKFHPGTNVGKGRDDTLFAKEGGVVEFSERLGRKYIAVQTER; encoded by the coding sequence ATGGCGCATAAAAAAGGCGGTGGCAGTTCCAAAAACGGACGCGACTCCGAGTCCAAACGTCTGGGTGTAAAACGCTTTGGCGGGCAGAATGTAAAAGCAGGTGAAATCCTGGTCCGTCAGCGGGGAACCAAGTTTCATCCTGGTACAAACGTGGGTAAGGGCAGAGACGATACTCTTTTTGCCAAAGAAGGTGGAGTCGTAGAATTTTCCGAACGCCTGGGCCGTAAATATATTGCAGTTCAGACGGAGAGGTAA
- the obgE gene encoding GTPase ObgE — protein MTGFVDETEIVVSSGKGGNGSVSFRREKYVPKGGPDGGDGGNGGNVVFKVKENLKTLARIKSARVFRAENGRNGEGRRKHGRNGDDVIIQVPPGTILRDKESGNTIKDLGTEGEWTFLKGGHGGKGNWHYRSSVRQAPRYAQEGEPGQERELVVEMNIIADIGFVGFPNAGKSSLLAALTNAHPKIADYPFTTKIPNLGVADLGFTDCILADIPGIIEGASNGAGLGFRFLKHISRTKGLAFVIDIEDEDPAAAYKTLAAELQQYDTGLTEKPHIVVASKADLDETGEKYESFKKKLVMENIVFVSSYSGFGLAELKNEFIRVIQEK, from the coding sequence GTGACTGGCTTTGTAGATGAAACTGAAATAGTCGTCTCGTCCGGAAAGGGTGGAAACGGAAGCGTTTCTTTCCGGCGGGAAAAGTATGTCCCAAAAGGCGGACCCGATGGGGGAGACGGCGGTAACGGCGGGAATGTCGTTTTTAAAGTAAAGGAAAATCTGAAAACCCTCGCCCGTATTAAATCCGCCAGGGTTTTTCGGGCGGAGAATGGACGTAACGGCGAGGGACGAAGAAAACATGGACGGAACGGTGACGATGTCATCATTCAAGTCCCCCCGGGTACCATCCTGCGGGATAAAGAAAGCGGAAATACTATAAAAGATCTCGGAACAGAAGGTGAATGGACGTTTCTGAAAGGCGGTCACGGCGGGAAGGGTAACTGGCATTATCGCAGTTCCGTACGTCAGGCCCCGCGTTACGCCCAGGAGGGCGAACCTGGACAGGAACGGGAACTGGTTGTAGAGATGAATATCATCGCTGATATCGGTTTCGTTGGTTTTCCGAATGCAGGTAAATCGAGCCTTCTCGCCGCCCTTACCAATGCTCATCCAAAGATTGCGGATTATCCTTTTACCACAAAAATTCCAAACCTGGGAGTAGCTGATCTCGGTTTTACCGACTGCATTCTCGCGGATATACCGGGAATTATTGAGGGCGCATCTAACGGAGCCGGACTTGGGTTCCGTTTTCTTAAGCATATTTCCCGTACAAAGGGACTGGCTTTTGTTATCGATATTGAGGACGAAGATCCTGCAGCAGCGTACAAGACTCTGGCAGCTGAACTGCAGCAGTACGATACAGGATTAACTGAGAAGCCTCACATAGTTGTAGCCAGCAAAGCAGACCTTGACGAGACAGGTGAAAAGTATGAATCCTTTAAAAAGAAGCTCGTCATGGAAAACATCGTATTTGTTTCCAGCTATTCCGGATTCGGACTTGCTGAGCTTAAAAATGAATTTATACGTGTAATACAGGAAAAATGA
- the nadD gene encoding nicotinate (nicotinamide) nucleotide adenylyltransferase: MLGGSFNPLHLGHLQLADECMAAGYNRVVFVPAHIAAHKDPVPGNSPDERLAMVRLAAEAYGYDVCNCEIQRGGISYTIDTIKFLKNHYNPAGKIGLIIGEDLLEGFHKWRNYRELLTEVDILLARRGQERKDRADIEYTRLDNPDFPVSSTEIRTRIASGRPYRFLVPPEVASYIQTRDIYSIQPGVSS; encoded by the coding sequence ATGCTTGGGGGAAGCTTCAATCCCCTTCACTTAGGACATCTACAGCTTGCGGATGAATGTATGGCCGCCGGTTACAACAGGGTAGTCTTTGTTCCTGCTCATATCGCGGCTCATAAGGATCCCGTGCCGGGGAATTCCCCTGATGAGCGTCTTGCCATGGTCCGCCTGGCAGCCGAAGCCTACGGTTATGATGTCTGTAACTGTGAAATACAGCGGGGAGGGATATCATACACCATCGATACGATTAAGTTTTTGAAAAATCACTACAATCCGGCTGGCAAAATAGGTCTTATTATTGGTGAAGATCTTCTTGAAGGCTTTCATAAATGGAGAAACTACCGGGAACTGTTAACTGAGGTCGATATTTTACTGGCCCGCAGGGGGCAGGAGCGAAAAGATCGCGCGGATATTGAGTATACCCGGCTTGATAACCCGGATTTTCCCGTTTCCTCCACCGAGATTCGCACGCGGATTGCTTCCGGGCGTCCCTACCGATTTCTCGTTCCTCCGGAGGTTGCCTCATATATTCAAACCCGGGATATTTATTCCATACAACCTGGGGTATCCTCATGA
- a CDS encoding LCP family protein, which yields MKKGSFFDPGVILLLVMIIILAVAGVFLYGKVRVNKLESAFNQDAPVPLMLTVTDGAGILTSQIFLYQHSTRKAALIDIPANTGALLPEYEKIGSVETLFNPVEPQHYMDMLGRLSGLDIEYFLIMDLEGLSRVVDLIGGVETFIPNPVDTEVDGETVLLPSGSFVMDGSKAAVYLRYGDPGESESERVSRSQSFLRSMLEGLGRANRRLEHTEAVEVLEGSVATNLSQRSLITFTGAMERLDAQNMVHLRLRGTSRMVDEQVLLFPHSDGRLLRETITQTVNSLKSEEILSEGDLQVSIEIRNGTSVTGLAGRTSQLYQSFGYDVMRVGNAEERYDKTVIIDRIGNQQAVKRVADVIECSNIIIQTGIEEFDNELDTRIDVLIILGKDFDGRYCKE from the coding sequence ATGAAAAAGGGTTCTTTCTTTGATCCTGGTGTTATTTTGCTGCTGGTGATGATAATAATACTGGCGGTTGCCGGGGTTTTTCTCTACGGAAAGGTCAGGGTAAACAAGCTGGAGAGTGCCTTCAACCAGGATGCCCCGGTGCCCCTGATGCTGACCGTTACAGACGGTGCCGGGATCCTGACGTCCCAAATATTTTTATACCAACACTCTACCAGAAAAGCTGCTCTTATCGATATACCGGCGAATACCGGAGCGTTGCTGCCGGAATATGAAAAAATCGGCAGTGTTGAGACCCTTTTCAATCCAGTTGAACCGCAGCACTATATGGATATGCTCGGAAGGCTCTCCGGTCTTGATATCGAATACTTTCTGATAATGGACCTGGAAGGCTTAAGCAGGGTTGTGGATCTTATCGGCGGAGTAGAAACCTTTATTCCTAATCCTGTAGACACGGAGGTAGACGGAGAAACCGTGCTGCTGCCTTCCGGAAGTTTTGTTATGGATGGAAGCAAGGCGGCGGTTTATCTTCGCTATGGTGATCCGGGAGAGAGCGAATCAGAACGGGTTTCCAGGAGTCAAAGCTTTCTCAGGAGTATGCTCGAAGGCCTGGGAAGGGCTAACAGGCGCCTTGAGCATACTGAGGCTGTTGAAGTGCTGGAGGGTTCTGTTGCCACAAATCTTTCTCAGCGAAGTCTGATTACCTTCACCGGGGCTATGGAACGTCTTGACGCCCAAAACATGGTGCATCTCAGGTTACGCGGTACCTCACGCATGGTTGACGAACAGGTACTGCTGTTTCCTCATTCCGATGGTCGGCTTCTGCGGGAAACAATTACCCAGACGGTGAACAGCCTCAAAAGCGAGGAGATTCTTTCGGAAGGAGACCTGCAGGTATCGATTGAGATAAGAAACGGAACATCCGTTACCGGACTTGCGGGCAGAACGTCTCAGTTGTATCAGAGCTTTGGTTACGATGTTATGCGCGTTGGAAACGCGGAAGAACGTTATGATAAAACAGTTATTATTGACCGTATTGGGAACCAGCAGGCTGTTAAGAGGGTCGCGGATGTCATAGAATGTTCAAATATAATTATTCAGACAGGTATTGAAGAGTTTGACAATGAACTCGACACGCGGATAGATGTACTAATAATACTAGGAAAGGATTTTGATGGACGCTACTGTAAAGAGTGA
- the rsfS gene encoding ribosome silencing factor, which produces MDATVKSELAKKLGEFINDHQGNETLVLDVSQVSSWTDYFIITTVRSTGHLKGLVRNIQIFLNENEIPILHRHKKIHEEGWVLIDCGFMVVHLMDEDTRNFYELEKLWYSGETVFQSSKSS; this is translated from the coding sequence ATGGACGCTACTGTAAAGAGTGAACTGGCAAAGAAATTGGGGGAATTTATTAATGACCATCAGGGTAACGAGACCCTTGTACTGGATGTTTCCCAGGTTAGTTCATGGACGGATTACTTTATTATAACCACCGTGCGCAGCACCGGACATCTTAAAGGTCTGGTACGGAACATTCAGATTTTTCTTAATGAGAACGAGATCCCCATCCTCCATCGGCATAAAAAGATTCATGAAGAAGGATGGGTGCTTATTGATTGCGGTTTTATGGTTGTCCATCTTATGGATGAAGATACCCGGAATTTCTACGAGTTGGAGAAGCTGTGGTATTCCGGTGAAACAGTTTTTCAATCGTCGAAATCTTCGTAA
- a CDS encoding chemotaxis protein CheX, which produces MSDYLEQFTGALREVVREIGFDETSISVDAIDPSTVELVASVGITGDLHGFMMLRSDMTSAYNFVSRMLINMGIEPEEEKGFGQFHKEAIGEIVNQVSGRSTMMLAEQNIDCNITPPTIIAGKSIFSDIASCEASISHILTGSFGRIGLFVGIKNSHL; this is translated from the coding sequence ATGAGCGATTATTTAGAACAGTTTACCGGTGCCCTGCGGGAAGTGGTCAGGGAAATCGGTTTTGATGAAACCAGCATCAGTGTTGATGCAATTGACCCCTCGACGGTTGAACTTGTCGCAAGTGTTGGTATAACCGGAGATCTTCATGGCTTTATGATGCTCCGTTCAGATATGACAAGCGCCTATAATTTTGTTTCCCGTATGCTTATCAATATGGGAATCGAACCTGAGGAAGAAAAAGGTTTCGGCCAGTTTCATAAAGAGGCCATCGGCGAGATTGTTAATCAGGTTTCCGGTCGCTCAACCATGATGCTTGCAGAACAGAATATTGACTGTAATATAACCCCGCCAACCATTATAGCAGGAAAAAGCATCTTTTCTGACATTGCGTCCTGCGAGGCTTCAATATCCCATATTCTTACCGGCAGCTTTGGTAGGATCGGCCTTTTTGTCGGGATAAAAAACAGTCATCTTTAA